The Neobacillus sp. PS3-34 genome has a window encoding:
- a CDS encoding DUF1885 family protein: MAENAYIKLVSSSAKKEINIDEVKELFHYYKSITAKTGDQVDWEFGEAAFPYDIKETTEGAGKWFYLHSDNDRYYAILVGTDKETVTAENGEAFEQSYIQVTLPEGCTFGDKGKANEFCKFLAKKLQAELHLFNGRVMYYNPRK; encoded by the coding sequence ATGGCGGAAAATGCGTATATTAAATTAGTTTCTTCATCTGCAAAAAAAGAGATCAACATTGATGAAGTAAAAGAGCTTTTTCATTATTATAAGAGTATTACTGCAAAAACAGGTGATCAGGTTGATTGGGAATTTGGAGAGGCTGCTTTTCCATACGATATAAAAGAAACAACTGAGGGAGCAGGCAAGTGGTTTTATCTTCACTCAGACAATGACCGATATTATGCTATACTTGTCGGAACTGATAAAGAAACAGTTACCGCTGAAAACGGCGAGGCATTTGAACAATCTTATATACAGGTAACCCTTCCAGAAGGCTGTACTTTTGGCGACAAAGGCAAAGCAAATGAGTTTTGTAAATTCCTTGCAAAGAAATTGCAGGCAGAGCTTCATTTATTTAACGGAAGAGTGATGTATTATAATCCTAGGAAATAA
- the lpdA gene encoding dihydrolipoyl dehydrogenase yields MVVGDFPIETDTIVIGAPGGYVAAIRAAQLGQKVTIVEKGNLGGVCLNVGCIPSKALIAAGHRYETAKHSDDIGITAENVKVDFSKVQKWKESVTKKLTGGVEGLLKGNKVTIVRGEAFFVDGNTLRVMDENSAQTYTFKNAIVATGSRPIELPAFKYTKRVLDSTGALALQEIPEKIVVIGGGYIGTELGGAYANFGTQVTILEGTDEILNGFEKQMSALVKRNLKKKGTEIVTKALAKGVEETENGVTVSYEVKGELQKVEADYVFVMVGRRPNTDELSLEQAGVEMTERGVIKIDKQCRTSVSNIYAIGDIVEGPPLAHKASYEGKIAAEAISGHPAEIDYLAIPAVVFSDPELASVGYTEAQAKEEGIEVVAAKFPFAANGSALALNSTDGFVKLVTRKEDGLVIGAQIAGSSASDMIAELRLAIEAGMTAEDLAMTIHAHPTLGEITMEAAEVAIGSPIHIIK; encoded by the coding sequence ATGGTAGTTGGAGATTTTCCTATTGAAACAGATACTATAGTCATCGGTGCACCTGGCGGTTATGTAGCAGCCATTCGTGCTGCACAGCTAGGGCAAAAAGTAACAATCGTAGAAAAGGGTAACCTTGGCGGCGTTTGCTTAAACGTCGGATGTATTCCTTCAAAGGCGTTAATTGCTGCTGGCCATCGTTATGAAACAGCAAAGCATTCTGATGATATTGGAATCACTGCTGAAAATGTTAAGGTTGATTTTTCAAAAGTTCAAAAGTGGAAAGAAAGTGTTACGAAAAAGCTTACTGGCGGCGTAGAAGGACTTTTAAAAGGTAATAAGGTCACAATCGTTCGCGGTGAAGCATTTTTTGTAGATGGCAATACGCTTCGTGTAATGGATGAAAATTCCGCACAAACGTACACTTTTAAAAATGCGATCGTTGCAACAGGATCTCGCCCAATTGAGCTTCCTGCATTTAAATATACAAAACGTGTTCTTGACTCAACGGGTGCACTAGCTCTTCAAGAAATTCCTGAAAAAATCGTTGTAATTGGCGGCGGCTATATCGGAACGGAACTTGGCGGAGCTTATGCAAACTTCGGAACACAGGTTACAATCCTTGAAGGAACAGATGAAATCCTAAACGGATTTGAAAAGCAAATGTCTGCTCTTGTTAAACGCAACCTTAAGAAAAAAGGCACTGAAATCGTTACAAAAGCGCTTGCTAAGGGTGTAGAAGAAACAGAGAACGGTGTTACAGTTTCTTACGAGGTAAAAGGCGAGCTTCAAAAGGTTGAAGCGGATTATGTATTTGTCATGGTTGGACGCCGTCCAAATACGGATGAATTAAGCCTTGAACAAGCAGGCGTTGAAATGACTGAACGCGGAGTTATTAAAATTGATAAGCAATGCCGTACTAGCGTAAGCAATATTTACGCGATTGGTGACATTGTTGAAGGTCCTCCTTTGGCTCATAAAGCGTCATACGAAGGCAAAATTGCTGCAGAAGCAATTAGCGGACATCCTGCTGAAATCGACTACCTTGCTATTCCTGCTGTTGTATTCTCTGATCCAGAATTGGCATCAGTCGGCTACACAGAAGCACAGGCAAAGGAAGAAGGTATCGAAGTCGTTGCTGCTAAGTTCCCATTCGCAGCAAACGGCAGTGCCCTTGCTTTAAACAGCACTGACGGCTTTGTGAAGCTTGTAACTCGTAAAGAAGATGGCCTTGTGATCGGTGCCCAGATTGCCGGATCAAGTGCTTCTGACATGATCGCTGAGCTTCGCCTGGCAATCGAAGCTGGAATGACAGCTGAAGATCTTGCCATGACAATCCATGCACATCCAACTCTTGGAGAAATTACAATGGAAGCAGCTGAAGTAGCAATCGGAAGCCCAATCCATATTATCAAATAA
- a CDS encoding small peptidoglycan-associated lipoprotein, whose product MKGLPYIFIFSLLLLSASCNNNQASKKMAFNRNVKQVIFFSDEKELGQEAAYYDALIELKKNFPKEMDHMMVLNKSKEKDYYKSFNVEKSPAIIVMYKDQMMVKINGSASKNQIIKNVSQIIK is encoded by the coding sequence ATGAAAGGACTGCCATACATTTTTATCTTTTCTTTACTGTTGCTTAGCGCCTCTTGTAATAATAACCAGGCTTCAAAAAAAATGGCCTTTAACCGAAATGTAAAACAAGTCATTTTCTTCTCAGATGAGAAGGAATTAGGCCAGGAGGCAGCATATTACGATGCCTTAATAGAATTAAAAAAGAACTTCCCAAAGGAAATGGACCATATGATGGTGCTGAACAAATCGAAGGAAAAAGATTATTATAAATCATTCAATGTCGAGAAATCCCCCGCTATTATCGTTATGTATAAGGACCAGATGATGGTAAAAATTAATGGCAGTGCATCAAAGAACCAAATAATTAAAAACGTTTCACAAATAATAAAGTGA
- a CDS encoding dihydrolipoamide acetyltransferase family protein translates to MSFQFKMPDIGEGIHEGEIVKWFIKPGDKIQEDDVLCEVQNDKAVVEIPSPVEGTVLEVLIGEGTVATVGQVLVTFDAPGYENLQFKGDDHGDDEPKAEEKTEAQVQSTLEAGQDIKKEAPTPQAANAPTGAGAQPQVDVDPDRRIIAMPSVRKYAREKGVEIRQVAGTGKNGRIMKNDIDSFLTGGAQAPSAPVEAAAAAPKAEETKASAAPIPQGEYPETREKMSGIRKAIAKAMVNSKHTAPHVTLMDEIDVTKLWAHRKKFKDVAAQKGIKLTFLPYIVKALTSALREFPALNTSLDDATSEIIHKHYYNIGIAADTEKGLLVPVVKDADRKSVFSISNEINELAGKAREGKLAPNEMKGASCTISNIGSAGGQWFTPVINHPEVAILGVGRIAEKPIVRDGEIVAAPVLALSLSFDHRMIDGATAQNALNHIKRLLNDPELLLMEG, encoded by the coding sequence GTGTCATTTCAATTTAAAATGCCTGATATCGGTGAAGGTATTCACGAAGGCGAAATTGTCAAATGGTTTATTAAACCGGGCGATAAAATTCAAGAAGATGACGTATTATGCGAAGTGCAAAACGATAAAGCTGTCGTTGAAATTCCTTCCCCAGTTGAAGGTACAGTCCTAGAGGTTTTAATCGGAGAAGGTACTGTTGCGACTGTTGGACAGGTTCTTGTTACATTTGATGCACCGGGTTATGAAAACCTTCAGTTTAAGGGTGATGACCATGGTGATGATGAGCCTAAGGCAGAAGAGAAAACTGAAGCTCAGGTTCAATCAACCCTGGAAGCAGGACAGGATATCAAGAAAGAAGCACCAACACCACAAGCTGCCAATGCTCCTACAGGCGCTGGAGCACAGCCACAGGTAGATGTTGATCCTGACCGCCGTATTATTGCAATGCCTTCTGTGCGTAAATATGCACGTGAAAAAGGCGTAGAAATCCGCCAGGTTGCTGGTACAGGCAAAAATGGGCGTATCATGAAAAATGATATTGATTCCTTCTTAACTGGAGGTGCTCAAGCTCCTTCTGCACCTGTTGAAGCAGCAGCAGCAGCTCCTAAAGCAGAAGAAACAAAAGCTTCAGCTGCACCTATTCCACAGGGTGAATATCCTGAAACTCGTGAGAAGATGAGCGGTATCCGTAAAGCTATTGCAAAAGCGATGGTTAATTCCAAGCATACAGCTCCACACGTTACTCTTATGGATGAAATCGATGTTACAAAGCTTTGGGCTCACCGCAAGAAGTTTAAGGACGTGGCTGCCCAAAAAGGCATCAAGCTTACATTCTTGCCATATATCGTAAAAGCATTAACAAGTGCGCTTCGTGAATTCCCTGCGTTGAATACATCATTGGATGATGCTACAAGTGAAATCATCCATAAGCATTATTACAATATCGGAATTGCTGCTGATACTGAAAAAGGCTTGTTAGTTCCAGTAGTAAAGGATGCTGACCGTAAGTCTGTCTTCTCAATTTCAAATGAAATTAATGAACTTGCAGGTAAGGCACGTGAAGGCAAGCTTGCTCCTAATGAAATGAAAGGTGCTTCATGCACAATCTCAAATATCGGTTCTGCAGGCGGACAATGGTTCACACCTGTTATTAACCACCCAGAGGTTGCTATTCTTGGAGTGGGCCGAATTGCAGAAAAGCCAATCGTAAGGGACGGAGAAATCGTGGCAGCACCTGTATTGGCTTTGTCATTGAGCTTTGACCACCGCATGATTGACGGTGCTACTGCACAGAATGCGCTAAACCATATCAAGCGTTTATTGAACGATCCAGAACTTTTGTTAATGGAGGGGTAA